AGGAATCTGGCCGTTTGGCCGGCGGATCGACCGAGCCGCGACTTGAGCGATTTTTCGCGGCCGGCGTTATCGGTGCCGTCAGAAATCAACCCGCCGTTGTGCTTGGCCGCATCGGTCTGCTAGGTTCCCAGTATGCCGAGCGATGAAGTTCACGAGCAGATGCCCGACGCCGAACCCGGCAGTGCCGACGCCGCCGTCGGCGGCGCGACCGACGCGGCCATTCACTCGGCCATCACCGAGCCGCGAGAGCTGACCTTATCGGACATTGCCCAGAACTCACCCTTCGCCGTCGAAGCGTTTGCTTTCCTTCAACGTGGGTTGGCTCGGGTCGTTGAGCAGACCCACGGAAACCTGGACGACGATG
This genomic window from Planctomycetota bacterium contains:
- a CDS encoding Minf_1886 family protein, translated to MPSDEVHEQMPDAEPGSADAAVGGATDAAIHSAITEPRELTLSDIAQNSPFAVEAFAFLQRGLARVVEQTHGNLDDDEPHHVHGRDLCFGLRDLALEEFGPFAGNVLSHWGITQTSEFGEMVYLLVAYDVLAVSDDDRPEDFRDVYAFADAFG